A segment of the Stigmatopora nigra isolate UIUO_SnigA chromosome 15, RoL_Snig_1.1, whole genome shotgun sequence genome:
GGCTTACTGCGCCAAGAAGATCTACGAACTCTATGCTGTATGAGTGCACTCTGATAACCATTTAAGAACCaacgggaaaaaaaggaaaatttaaaaaaataaataaagaaacaaCAGCAAACCTATCCTCGGTCTGGTGTGAGAAAGGTGGAAGGTCACAATCGAGCCCACAAGCACTCATGGTGGTTGCTACCATGATGAACTTTGATCAGAGGGATAGAGTTAAAACTAGAAggaatgtctttattttttttccctcatgttTTCTTTAAGTGTCAACCACGACACGTGATCCCTGTAATACCCTCGCGCCTCCTTCCCCGCATTCTGACACATGAAGTTTGTGCAAAGGATCCAGCCGAATAAACGTGGTTGAGATGGACACGTGATATGAGCTTTTCCCTTTCACTTGTAGTTTTACTGTACTCCCTTACTTGCTGATCAGTAATTCACCTTTCATTAAACATTAGGCTATTTCAAACATGTGCTtctgtatatttgtatttttcacagCAATACTGTGCACGCCGGGGTCAGCGGTTAGCCCGTCGTGGATGCTAAATTTCCGCTGAATGAGTATGAGCATGACTGGTTGACTGTcacaattattttgatagtggaaaaaaacataaaaactgaCCAAGTTCTGAagataaaaatagacaaaattacGATTTTACAGTCTTTGCATTGAATAATTATTTCCAAATGTCTAATTATTTAGACAGACTGATTTCGTGGGTACTAAAGTATAAAACTAGAGCATTCGTCGTGGTGTTGAGTTCTGTCAGCTGCAAAATGTCAAACTTCATTTCCCATGATTCTTTGTACGGAAAAACCCGGAAGTAAACAGTGTTAACCTCAGACGTCTTGCAAGGGAAACGTTTATTACTACTACCGTGTTGTGAAAACATAACAGTGgcccaaagtgagccagccactCTACAAATTAAGGTAGTTAAAtaatttgttattattaattgttTGAATTCTAAATTTCTCTTACAAGCGCAATGAGACTAACGTTAGTATTAGGGTcgaaaaatcaacaacaagatAACAAATTAGTGGGCACAGGTGTGCAGTGCTGAATGGCGTTTTCACAAGTGTGTACTGTAATGCATTAAACGGTGTTGTCGGTTGAATACGACTTGTTGATATTATAAACAGTGAACGTCACACTGCACAAGAAGGCATGCCCAGTTTCAATAGTCAAGAACCCTAGTGATTAACTCATCTCAAGTCACAGCAGAATCAACTTTGTCAGTGGTCATATGTTATATTCGTGTAGGTGATGGAGCGTGTTACCAGCGCACTACCAGCACTGCTCATGGCAAGCCTGGGGGTCTGTCTTCTTTATCGCATCCTCTGCCGGCTCCGAGGCGGGGCTTCCTTAAAGGATGCGGTGGTGGTCATCACAGGTGCCAGCTCCGGACTAGGCAAAGGTCAGCCTAATTTTCTCACAACTTCTACTGACGCtgtctatttaatatttttggaaCGACcgacactttttcagtcttatatcaatgcaaaaaaacagtctTGTATTCGGGCTAAGACGGTAATTTACACTGATTTTGGACCATTTTGCTCTTCCAGAATGCGCGCACGTTTTCCACAGCGTGGGGGCTCGCCTGGTACTGTGCGGTCGGGACGCAGGTCGACTGCAGCGGGTAGTTGATgagctaaatgcaaaaccaagGGATGGAAAGCACCAGGTATTCAGTCACGCATACGCTGATCATGTCCCAAAAGAAAACAGCTGCacagcatgttttttgtgtgtgttcaaccagccgacGTGCATTCCCAGCACTGTTATCTTTGACCTGAGCAATGTAGCCTCAATGGAGAGGGCAGCGCAGGACATCTTGAAGTGTTATGGACGAGTGGACGTTCTCATCAACAATGCCGGCGTTAGCTACCGTGGCAACATACTGGACACACACCTGTCTGTTCAGAGGGATGTTATGGAAACCAATTACTTTGGGCCGGTTGCTTTAACGCAAGGTGAGCAGCATAAAAAAGTACTGAAACATTTAGAAGTTGCGAATTAGGATGTTTAGAAAAGGTAAAAAGTAACCCCAATGCAGGGAgggctatatttatatattacactaatgagtttcagcgtggattttaacattttttatgaacttaaaaaaatgttcagtgCTGTGTCTTAGTGACTTAATATCTCATCAGCTCTCCTGCCCTCCATGGTTCATCAGCGCAGTGGCCATATTGTTGTCATCAGCAGCGTTCAGGGCAAGATAGCCATTCCGAACCGTTCGGCTTGTAAGTATTCATTTCAAAACAGCATGTTTCCCCACACTTTGAACTTAAATGAAAGCAAGATATTTTATCTGCGCGGCCAGATGCAGTATCCAAACACGCCACCCAGGCCTACTTTGATTGCTTACGTGCAGAAGTGGAGCAGTACGGAATTCCTGTGACTGTCATTAGTCCAGGATACATCCGGACCAATCTGTCCCTCAATGCTGTCACGGGAGACGGGACCAAGTATGGAGGTAGgtccaaacaaaaatattgttgGTTTCTTTTACCTTTTCAAAATACAGTTGCAACTCTCCTtataaaattaattgtttctagaacttttttcgtaactctaacatttcgtaagtaaagcagtactttaaatgtaaattctctaCATCGTTCCgcagtcctcacacaactactaactgaacactttaaaattggtcagtgtcccaatttcctatgaaagatgtgaggaaacacaataATGAGATACAATTATaattaaatgatttattaatgtcttaaaataaataaagcatatgaaaatgtgccatgCAAAACTGAAATAGTTCCCTCCACAGTCGTTATAATGGGAGACATAATTTCTATGTTTGtctgccagatggcggcaagagaCTGTTCTTTTCACTTGGCTCAGGTCAAAGACAAATCCTGGATCTCAGACAAAGCTCTGGAGCCTTTGATTGGCCCCCTTTGTGGaaccaaattcaaatgaaaagtgaaTGAAGCAAGTTTTAATCGGAGCTCATCCATTCTTTTTCTTGTCACTACTTTTAGTTGTGGACAAAACAACGGCAACGGGTCGGGACCCGAGAGATGTGGCTCTCGCTGTTCTGAAAGCCGTACGTAACAGGAGCAAAGATGTTGTCTTGGCAGGACCTTTGCCAACTGTGGCCATCTATCTTCGCACATTGTGGCCCGCTCTTTTCTTTAAACTCATGTCATCTCGTGCTCGCAAGGAGGACAAACCCAAAAATACGTGAGACCGTAAGGAAAAATGTGAAGATTTGTGAAATACAACAGATAAgttattttgaaagtcaatttttttcttgtcatgtAATGCCTTTGAGgatggtagacgtccaattaagCGCCTGTTGAAAACTACAGCTATAGAtctgaacacattttatttcatttttgtctgtttctcacatctttcatataaAAGTAGAACACTAATCATGTTTTAAAGGGTATAAATGTTAGTTTTTGGTggaccatggaacaaattatagaatttacatataaagtactccCACTTAGGAATAATCCATGTTAATATTTACCCTTACATTTCTTAGTGGATTATGATATCTAGCTTTGAAGTTTCAAGATCtctaaaaaaactcaaataacaACATTTACATTAGACGGGggaacaaatacacacaaacacaaaagctTTTTGTAGTGAACTTTATGCACAGAATAAAAACCAATGGAAATTTGGACAGATTGTTCCATTTTCTCAGATAGTCTTAAGTTAAAgagaagcacttttttttttaagaaatgttaataaatattcCAAACAGCAAATTTACATTATGTTACAAAAGCACAGTGAATACTGGAATCACCATTTGTACAAATAAGACCTTAATAAGAATAAAACACAGATTCAAAGTTTAAAATATGTTagtttctatttaaaaacaatattcagtTTGCAAGCCTTCTCATTGGATTTCCCCATCTTCACCAGTAAGGGGGAGTATTTAAGATTTAATtaacacaaaatacaaattcacACTGGGATGATGCTGGTTTGTTAAACCACTCAATGTTAGATGTGTATTTGCAGTAAATAAGTAAGCACCAAAACAGAGTAAGCATCAAACCTCAACTAACAGCATATAAAAAGACCAGCCTGAGGTTAAAGCTGTGGTGGCTATTTGTAGTGACTTTGGCACAAGGGTTTGCATCCACAAAACAGTCAACATTTCAACCATATTCAACACAACCAGTCGACTGAAATTAGTTTTTCACTTTCTTGGGGTTTAAATGGAGtgttcctttttaatttaaaaaagaaaatatacctATTACATACATTTAAGCCAAGTACTAGTTGATGGAGtctgaaatattttctttgtagTTAATTGATGTGCCAGATATGCACACtgaattaaaacatttcaatgccaaattgaaataaaatctattggcaccaggcggggaacaccctgaattgttggccagccaatcgcagtctTTATCCAACCAAAACTGCCATTTTTTCCtacagcaggggtgtccaaacttttttttctccaaaagccGCAtccaccccccccaaaaatgcatgaatggtacatgtttttgcatgcttgttattcatttttatgcatttaataaataattttctgtcAATTTTCAGATTCTCACATATTTCACACAGAAAGTGGGACAATTTCATCATTATTAAATGGTTTCATGGGAGATTTTTTTAGAACCGTGGAATGAAtcacagaatttacatataaagaacTGCTCTGCTTACGACAacttcaagttacaaaactaCTGTAaactactgaaaaaaaatctatgcaaTTTTCTACATTTGTTTCATCATGTCAGGTTTTGACCTGTTAGTCccatctagtgttaaagatTAGAAGTGCAATGTAAGTGGAATTCAAGGCTTCTTATGTGagccatattcaatgatattttgaaCATTTGCAGCGGACCAATAAAAAAAGCAGTGGGCCAGCGTTGGCCCGCGGcccgtagtttggacaccctgcCATACAGCTTTCAATAATTTAATGCATGCTGAAATAttgatttcaattcaattgatcCAGCAGACCTGATGGTGATGAAATTAAAGGCAACTTAAATACATGATTGGAATTCTAGTAATGAGTAAGCTCtttatcaaaaatatataaaaatactcaCAAAAAGTTAGTGACACTAAACTCTCAGGTGAAATTTTAGGATGAACTTTTCAGTGCTCAATACTGATTTACAGGCGGAATTAATTTGACCAACTGAAACATGGAACAATTGGACATGTTCTAAATTTAGACAAGGTCAAATCAAGTTCGCCTGTAAAGGTTATATTGCACATTGAGGTTCTTCCAGTATGTTCGCCAAAGGTTCTTAAAAAGCTGTGAGCAACAAAACTGCACATTTTGGTGGATTCGCACATTTTTAGggggttaaaaatgaaacaaaaaaaaatagcaggaaAAGActaaaaatctgtaaaatatgttttttgttcagATATGGCAGAGTATTTTCCTGTACATGAGGTTGTGTTTTGTAAACTCGATGGTCTTTAAAGGGAAAGTCATTATTGCACTTCAAAAACAGGGCAGGGGATGGCTTAAAGTactggtctgtttttttttttgcaatcgtCTTTGCTCACTTGTTTTGTCCAGACGGCGCTGCGTGAATGAAGGGAGCCCCCTACCCCATCTCTCTTTCTTGGTCCGCTCCTTCACGGTGGCGGAATGGAGGGTTCGGCCACGGCGAGCTCCTGGGCCAGGTCGTTGAAGCGCGCAATGTAGTCCACGCTGCTCTCGCTCATCATGCAGGCAAGCTGAGAGTCCATCTGTAGGCCCGGCACAACACTAACTGATTAAATtgatatatgtatctatatagggacaacaacaacaggattcaaagaaaccaaaaaaacatttcatttttgccAACAGCTTAATTTGCATTGACTTGCTACATTGACAGCATTCCATATGCTGTAGTAATACCACAATAGGGTAAAAGAGGTCATTATTTCAAATCAATAGTCagggttattttatttataatataatgCTAGTACTTTAATACACATCAGTCTTAAAATCACTAGTCACAAGTATAAGTAGTTAATTAGATATCTTTACATTTAAACCTGCTTGTTTACACTGGATAGttttaggttgcagcactagttcatacattgaaaaaaatttgGCACATCAGTTTATGGTTAATTCAAAAATGAAGATTTTATATTatctatataatatattatatcttgccatatatagatatagtataaaatggcccttgtttttttcccatatcccACAAATAGATACTCTACCTCAGCCACATCGGGAAGCCCGCGGGAGTGAAAAGAATCGTGGGAATTGCAGTCCAGCAAGCTGGGACCGAGCAAAGCTGTGCCACTGGAGGGGCCAGAAGGGATGAGAGTGCTCCGCCTGCCCTTATCAGAAGATACCATGCTAGCTGTAATGACATAACATCTGCTCAGAATTTCTCCTCAAGGTAAAGTAGTACTGTGCTCACAATACACAAAACTTCAAATTGATAACATTTTCAATACTATATcaataaatactacaaaatttaatgttaacaataataatactcCAATTAAAAATCACAACACTAATCGATACTGAATTGTTGTACTTGGATAAAATTGACTGGAAAATTatcagtatttttgttttacatgaCCACAGGTCACCAGATATTTGAGTTTGCGCTCCATGTACGTAGTATAGTGTGTACTCTAATAAAGGTGGGTATTttttcaactcattggctgcattGATGTtgcttgatgtccaatccatttgagtgTTTGGCAGTGATTGAACAAACGCTCATTGTATTGGTCGTCAACTAgtgataaaatcatttaaaagtcATCTTTTATCATGTATAACGCTGCAACCAATTGCAATCCAAGTAATCGAGATGAGCGTTAGAAGACAAAACTCACACAGGAGACATCCTAACGTGGAGTCAGAGGAGTCGCTGGGATACCACTGTGGATCATGGCTAGGCGACGGAATCCAGCCCCGCGACGGGCTGACGGATGGCGACGTGGCCAGTAGCTTAGAGCTCTCGCCGCTACTCATTTTGGCCGGAGAGAGCGCCGCCTCCTCGCCTGTGTCACAAAAGCAAACCAGATATTGATGCCTCGCTTCAACAATGGCACAAATCCTTATTCGAGGATGTTGCCCCGCGTTCACGTACCGTAGTGGGCAGAATTGATGGCGAGCTCGATGATGGAGTCACTGATGTGTGTTTGATTCTCTCCAGGCGTCATAGCCTCCTCAGGGGGACCCGGCAGTGAGATGTCAAGAAGGGAAGCAACGCTGGGCGGCGAGAGGAGTGAGTCTCCTGCTCCTGTCACTCCAGGTGATGGTGGGGGCAGACCGTTCTACAAAGGAATATTGTGTTTTCATGTACAATATATATAGAAACGTGCATGTTTAATGACAGTGTTTTGCACTTGCCACTTTTGCAATATTTTACTAAACATGGTTAGATAGAGGTTTTAAACATATCACTGTTAGATTAAGTAACTAATAGAGGACTAGCAAAATTGTCCACTTGACCAAATCGCGTCTGcattaaatcattggctgaAATTCACATCACTagaaatccaattcattttgactagaAGGGGTAGAATTAACTTCAATTTATTTGCCTCGCTACATAAACACGCACTTTTCTGACCTCTGAGACATTGTGTTGAAGGAGCTGAGGTTCTGGTCCAGCATCAACAATTGGTGCAGGAACGACCGCTACAGGAGAATTCTGTTCCCGACAAGGACTTCCAGGAATTATTCCTGCAGTTTTTGCTGCAAGGTCAATTGCACCTAGAAAATAAGGTAAATGTGGTCAGAAACTTGCAGGGGAAAAATTTCTGTTAGAATAAAACACAatgaaatttgacattttcatagATGTTTCATATTTGCTTATAcgagaaaaatatatatcattatttaatcttttttttatttacactaCTCCGATAAAATCCTAATCGCAAACCTGACACCAAAAACCTTCAATGGAAACATACTTCTGGAGAGAAGCAATATTATTATACATACTGGAGAGGTGGTTGTCTACCGCAGAGCCTGAGGACGTTAAGGAGGCTTTGGACGGTAGAGCCAGAGAGGTAGGAGCGAGCCGGGTTTGAATTGGCCGGAAAGATCCAGTTCCTGAGGAAAGACACAGGAAATGTGAGAGACCGATAATAATTACACAGTCGTTGTCTAGTGAGTTTTTGTAGCAAGTAGCTTTAAAATGAGActtctaccgtattttccggactactTATTtctttggttattttctgttttacagtaagaaaacaaccattactggatgaatttaTTGTTTGTgatattaaccctaataatgtgcttttgattaatcatacagtatctcagaaatactatttgtgatgatttttcgaaagatttccccttcaaagtaagacatttgtactctctattaaaaccatgaatatggaggtgaaaattgtgaatcaggtggCAGCTTATATGTGGGAAATtgacaaattcaacaattttaaggcaattttaagggtgcggcttatgtgTCAGTAAATACGGTAGTACCTGTGGCAGCGGAGTTGGATAGGATGGAGAAAGAGCAGACGTGTTGAGAAGTATCTCCTGTAGTTCGCGGTAACAGAGTTCGCTATGGATGAGACACACATCAGCTTAGTTGGATGCACGATTTTATTGGCTTAACTCaatggaaacacacaaaaaatttaCCTGAACGACGAGCGGCTTCCGTAGTTTGTTTCGAGGTTTTCTTGGTCGTGAGAGGAAAAGATCTGACTGCATCTGCCAATATAAATGATTCATCGTCATTATGACTGACTATGAGGGTTTGGAACTCGGAGGAGCTGAATGGACACTCACACTGATGGAATCGAGCTGCTGCCTTAAGGCCAACTCGGCTTCCTTGTTGGGGGAGAACATTCGGCTGTGGCGGGAACTGTTTGGGGGGAGCGTGGTGGGTACTGCAAAGACATTGCCTTCTGAGTCACTGGTTGCGCCCCCTGATGATGCGAGAAGAGAACGAGGGAGGTTGCGTGCGCCTGAAGGGGAAGGAAAAATATAAGAGAGATGACACCCTTGTTGAAACCCTCTTTGTACTATGATATAACTCCTGAAGGCAGATACCTCCCCTAAGTGGCCAGTGAATTATAATATAATTGTGACATTTCATGTtcgtattattgttattatcctATACTATAAACTTTTATGTATTTGACAGATCCAACCTGTGATGTGGTGAATCTGCAAAGTgctgaggtattactgtataatcaacaaaatatttaaaggtCTAATTAATGATACCTGAGCCTCCAACATTAGGGAGGTGTAATTTGGCTCCTCGGATAAACGCCTGTTGTCGTCCACAACTTGGGCTGCGGATTGCCGCAATTGGACCTTTTCCTGGAGGTGTGAGGCTCTGGTCATGTTCCTCTTGAGGAGACTTAAGGGGTGATGTGGCTGTGGAACACACCTCGGGAggctgaaagagaaaaagaatgaacatgaaaactccacacaagaaggtccagacctgggatcgaaccccaATGGCTGATGCGCTTAGCACTCGGGCCAACCCAAGCTCGGCTTGTGAtgcaaaaacaggaaaatgcCTACCAAAGGTTTGGGATTGACCTCTGTGGTGACCAGTCTCAACAAACACCGCAGCACTCGTTGTTTCCCGTGTGCTCTCTGCTGAATTTGGGCTTGGCCCTTTTCACGAGTGTCTGAGACAGACTGCCATTCGTACTCCAGCTGTAGCTTGCCGGGCTTCCCAAACATCAAGTACAACTCGGCCAGCGTGACATTCTCTGCGTCGCGGGCATTCCAACCTTCTCCTCTGATCTGTTCGACGCTTCGCTCTTTGCCCTGCGGCACCCCTTCCTCTGATCCAGCCACCGACAGCTTGGCTGGAGCGCTCCGAGCGCTCTCCGGAGACGAAGAGGTGGTTACATTCTGCTCCTCGTTGCACTGTTCCAACAAGCTTTCTGAACCACCCATTGGTGGGTCCGTCGTTTTGTCCCCTGCGAGGCTTCCACCGATCTCTACCCCGGCAGTGATGCTTTTATTCCCTTCAACGAGTCCTCCCTCAGTTGACTCCTCTCTGGGATTGACTTGTTGTGGAAGTGCAGAGACAGTAATAGGCTTCTTCTCCTCTAACTTAGCAGACCCATCGGGTGACATTTCAAGGCCGGGTGCATCTGTTTGACAGTTGTCACTCTGTAACGTCGCTGTGTTTCCTCGACCGGATTTGGGGTTCGTCCTTAGGGGCGCAGCGGTGTGAATACCCAGAATCTGAGCAGCCGGTAGCTCTTTGGCGTTGGGTCGAGCCTTGCCGCTTTCTTGCCAGTGGACTGTACAGGAAGCCTTGGAGTGAACCACACGGGCCACACCGGGCAATGTGGTCAAGGAGCTGCTTTCAGCCGGGAAAAGGAAGAGCTCCTCGGGCGGGGATTTGTTTGGAGAAGCGGCATTGGATTGAGTCCCCTCTAAAGCGTCCCTCTCCATCAGACTTTCCATCTAAAAGAGCTTTGTTAAGGAAAAATAGCAATGGGAGTAAAATGGAATTGAGATGCTTTAAAAACACCTGGTTTTGTGCAAGAAATCCAAAttgaaatgagtaaaaatatCAAAGGATACAATTCTCTGGTCATGATAGGCCCATTTCTGTTTCAGGTACTCAATGAGGCTGGAAACTTTCCTGTGGAGCTCCACCACCATCCTAGTACAGGtaaaaacacagttttttttactcataactcaaattTTGCCATCTGCGCATAAAtagtactttatttatttttaatgagagcATCCCAAAGTTTAGATTCCCATTCAGTCGTTTTGTGAATTTTTTTAGATGTAGTCCTTCATTCTACATTACTGCTAAAATAGCCTAGTAAAACAAAGGATAATGAGCAAGCTAAATATTTTGGCATTGATTCTAACTCTTcttgtatttttccccattaGTTTTCATATAAGCTGTTAAAACTTTAAATCCAAAGGCAAAAACGTCTCCATTTTTGTTATCTGAACTGATTCGCTCTATATATGTGGACTTAGTTGACTAGTGTTACTAACCTGAGCCGAGGGTTGTGTGCTAGACTCTGAACGCGGGCCCAGGAATAGTTACTCCGCGGTTGAAGCTCCACCGCAACCTTCAGGGGTAAACGCACCGGTTTCTGGTCTTCTTCGTCGCTTACTCCTgcacggagagagagacagtttggttttttttctccaacttgAGTGCTATTGATCATTTAACAATTCATCAGTCTGCTTTTCCTCATGTGGTGTTACCATGGAAACACCAACAGCCCCCTCGCGGCTGTTGTTATTGCTAGAATCCCGCCCATGCAAAAAAACCCGGAGCCTCACGATTGGCACAGTTTGTGGTTTCAGCAGCAATGATTTTTCACTGAGTATTTTCTCAAGTCCATTTGTGTGTGGACACTCACCATCTGGGTCGCAAAGTTTCTTCAGAGCGCGGCACATGGGTGCTTTAATCCGCAAGTTCCTTCCTTTAGAGCGAACGGTGGTGGCCCTGATTAAAAAAGAAGGGACAGTAATTAGAGGCAGAGTAAATTGGCCGTCAGGTAACTGTAAGATTAATCtgcaccaaaaataaaaaacagcattttcatccaaaaatgacCACATTTTACGTCAATAAGACCTACTGGAATTCCTTTGAAAGTAGCTGGAACCATTGTTTCTGATACCCGATACACTATGTATTagtaatttgacaaaaaaaaaacactctttcaaaaagaaaaatgtgttctACTAAATTTAGAAACAATGAAGACAAATGAGGAATTGTTTTCTCATTGGCGTTCAGTAGGGCCACCCGGTGGATATCATGTCAgccccacagttctgagatcgagtgTTCGATCCCGGATCCAgactttcctgtgtggattttgtatGTTCTGCCAGGgctagtgtgggttttctctgggtactccagtttcctcctacatcgccagcacatgcattgtaggctggttgaacactgtaaattgtgtgtgagtgtaaatggttgtccatctcccttgtgccctgcgattggctggccaccagttctgggtgtctcccacctggtgcccatagttagctgggataggttccagcaccccctgtgatgcttgtgaggataagcggtatggaaaaggCAGGAGAGTGGTGTTCAGTCTTTCATACCCCAGAGAGATTTTAAAAAGCATGTTTGGGTGCTCTACTTACCCTTGTTGGATGAGTTCATTCAGCTTTGCCACATTTTTATCATCCATGACTGCATgaggcaaaaaacaacaacaaaaaacttgtttacaACACATTTCCCAAAAGACCAaaggtgtgtgtgcgtgtgtatggaGGGGCGTTGGGTGGAGCTGGTTGTCAGCACCTTGCACTTAATTGCGTCCTTTGAGATCTAACATAAAGTCAGAAAACATTGTTGAGGAACTGTACTTACGTCCGCCGACTTTTTTGCGCAGCTCAGCGTAGCAGATGAGACCGTAGAGCTCCTGAGAGGATTTTTTCAGCACTCGTGTGTACACTGTTGAGGAGACAGAGCACgtgtcacccaaaaaaacatttgcaagtaaAATATTGGCGTACTGAAGGACTCGTTTACATCGAATAAAAATGACCCTATGTACTTGTAGAATGTgtttggcacaaaaaaaaagatatcccCTGAATTTAAGAAACATAAAAAGTGCCTTTTTTCAATGCAATTGTGGATTCCAAATCAGTAAATGGTGCCGGAATATGTACCAAAAATTGTGTTCAATTTGAGAGTATTTGCAGTATTTCACTAGCCTTGTTTTATGGACTCCTATGCAAAATCAGATGAACTTCAAAAAGTAATATTCATTATTGTGTAGTAAGTAGTAAGTGTGTCAACATACCATTGGCAAAGTCGATGTGCTTGGATATCTTATGCCACGTGCGGTAGTAGAAATGGCGGACTTGTTCCTTGTTCTTCACCATGTTAGCTGGCTTGCCTCTTTTCTTGTATTTCATAGCAATGTTGTTCTGGATGGCTTCGAAATCTTTGCCATGCTGGAGAGGCGATGAAATCAATATTAGATGCATGCATTACACGTGAGATGTTCCATGAAATGTAAAATGCCAAAACAATCGggccaatgaaaaaaaacattctctgACCTCATAGAGTCCTTcaaaaaagctgtttttatcCTCAGCGCTCCAAGACTCCCACTGCCGACGGGCTCGCTTCTGGTTACCGGCATGCTCC
Coding sequences within it:
- the dhrs7b gene encoding dehydrogenase/reductase SDR family member 7B, whose product is MERVTSALPALLMASLGVCLLYRILCRLRGGASLKDAVVVITGASSGLGKECAHVFHSVGARLVLCGRDAGRLQRVVDELNAKPRDGKHQPTCIPSTVIFDLSNVASMERAAQDILKCYGRVDVLINNAGVSYRGNILDTHLSVQRDVMETNYFGPVALTQALLPSMVHQRSGHIVVISSVQGKIAIPNRSAYAVSKHATQAYFDCLRAEVEQYGIPVTVISPGYIRTNLSLNAVTGDGTKYGVVDKTTATGRDPRDVALAVLKAVRNRSKDVVLAGPLPTVAIYLRTLWPALFFKLMSSRARKEDKPKNT